The Bos indicus x Bos taurus breed Angus x Brahman F1 hybrid chromosome 25, Bos_hybrid_MaternalHap_v2.0, whole genome shotgun sequence genome has a window encoding:
- the LOC113883959 gene encoding patched domain-containing protein 3-like: MSLNPSKVAPEPEPEREAGQGPGSEAQGPGPEAGSGPPAGPGPEPEPPSAAGQDWEPERGRKPGPSAELSPGPEAPPPPPASRSENLRAPRPRCHTNCLEAPLSRAFQRLGRKVGAHPWIFLLLPLALTAVLGTGLMYLPRDGEEDLEEQYTPIGSPAKAERRFVQTHFTANDSLIFSISRKSTEVPYASVLVVSNTETLLEPDILEEISKVDDAVQALTVTQDNGTQIPYSEVCTKNQGSCVPPNPLLFAWKRNKGLNLRTITFPIYSLAGQIVSLANILGGTVLGESMGPSQLLLQAKAMRLQYYLETGEGEENERSKAWMIHFLMKVGSLEESLALKKIQVVYFSSLSRQLEFEATSMTVVPLFHLAYLLIILFAIVSCYRCDCVRNKMWVAVFGVISTALAVVSGFGLMLYVGVPFVLIVANSPFLILGVGVDDMFIMISAWQKTSLTDSISERMSDVYSKVAVSITITTVTNVLAFYTGIMTSFRSVQYFCIYTGTTLLFCYFYSITCFGACMALDGKREGVCLRWLKKPETPNQECSSLKKSCCLPGGSLQDECEADVHPMNLFFRDSFGPFLTSTKAKICVVLLYASYIITSLYGCFRVEEGLDLRNLASDDSYITPYFNVEEEHFSTYGPRVMVIITEALDYWDKDARQKLEKCLADFENSEYVDENLTEFWLREYVKYMENLRQDINDKTAFLSNIPTFLMDFPLFAYDINITSSEEIVCSRAFVQTMGISSSTSRKLMLLQFRDMAEKCEVPLMVYNSAFIYFDQFSAIVENTVRNVIVASAAMFIVSLLLIPHPLCSLWVTFAIASVIVGVTGFMAFWNVNLDSISMINLVICIGFSFDFSAHISYAFVSSSEPSGNRKAIEALYLLGYPVLQSAVSTIIGVCVLSAAKAYIFRTFFKIMFLVMVFGAAHGLIFIPVFLTFF; encoded by the exons ATGAGCCTTAATCCCTCGAAGGTTGCGCCTGAGCCAGAGCCGGAGCGGGAGGCAGGACAAGGGCCTGGGTCCGAGGCCCAGGGGCCGGGGCCGGAGGCAGGGAGCGGGCCGCCCGCAGGGCCTGGCCCGGAGCCGGAGCCGCCCTCTGCGGCGGGTCAGGACTGGGAGCCCGAGCGCGGCCGGAAGCCGGGGCCGAGCGCAGAGCTCTCTCCGGGGCCGGAGGCTCCGCCGCCCCCGCCGGCCTCGCGGTCTGAGAACCTTCGGGCCCCGCGGCCCCGCTGCCACACCAACTGCCTGGAGGCGCCGCTGTCGCGGGCCTTCCAGCGGCTGGGCAGGAAGGTGGGCGCTCATCCCTGGATCTTCCTGCTGCTGCCGTTGGCGCTAACGGCTGTCCTGGGCACCGGCCTGATGTACCTGCCCCGGGATGGAGAAGAAGACCTGGAGGAGCAGTACACCCCCATCGGGAGCCCTGCCAAGGCCGAGCGGCGCTTCGTGCAGACACATTTCACCGCCAACGACTCTCTCATCTTCTCCATCTCCAGGAAGAGCACCGAGGTCCCTTATGCCTCCGTCCTCGTGGTCTCCAACACCGAGACCCTGCTGGAGCCGGACATCCTAGAGGAAATTAGCAAGGTGGACGACGCGGTGCAGGCTCTGACTGTGACCCAGGACAACGGAACCCAGATCCCCTACAGCGAGGTGTGCACGAAGAACCAGGGCTCCTGTGTACCCCCCAACCCACTCTTGTTCGCCTGGAAAAGGAACAAGGGCCTCAACCTGAGAACCATCACCTTCCCCATCTACAGCCTAGCCGGTCAGATCGTCTCCCTGGCCAACATCCTGGGAGGAACTGTCCTGGGCGAGAGTATGGGGCCGAGCCAGTTACTCCTCCAGGCCAAAGCCATGCGGCTGCAGTACTACCTGGAGACAGGTGAAGGAGAGGAAAATGAACGTAGCAAGGCGTGGATGATCCATTTCCTGATGAAGGTTGGCAGCCTTGAAGAGAGTCTGGCCTTGAAGAAGATCCAG GTTGTCTACTTTTCATCACTTTCTAGACAACTGGAATTTGAGGCAACTTCTATGACCGTGGTCCCCTTGTTTCACTTGGCCTACCTTCTAATCATATTATTTGCAATTGTATCATGCTACAG GTGTGACTGTGTGCGGAACAAAATGTGGGTCGCGGTCTTCGGAGTCATCTCCACCGCCCTGGCCGTGGTGAGTGGCTTTGGCCTGATGCTGTATGTCGGGGTGCCCTTTGTGCTCATAGTCGCGAATTCACCGTTTCTTATCCTCG GTGTTGGGGTCGATGACATGTTTATCATGATTTCTGCCTGGCAGAAGACCAGCCTCACGGATAGCATAAGCGAGCGGATGTCCGATGTGTACTCAAAAGTGGCAGTGTCCATTACGATCACCACCGTGACCAACGTCCTGGCCTTCTATACAGGCATTATGACCTCTTTCAGGTCCGTACAATACTTCTGCATCTACACAGGAACAACCCTGCTCTTCTGTTATTTTTACAGCATCACCTGTTTCGGAGCATGTATGGCCCTGGATGGGAAAAGAGAAGGAGTCTGTCTGCGCTGGCTGAAGAAGCCAGAAACGCCCAACCAAGAATGTTCTTCATTGAAAAAGTCCTgctgcctcccaggtggctctctCCAAGACGAGTGTGAAGCCGACGTCCACCCAATGAATCTGTTCTTCAGAGACTCTTTTGGTCCTTTTCTCACAAGCACCAAGGCCAAGATTTGTGTAGTGCTCCTGTATGCGTCGTACATCATAACTAGTTTATACGGGTGTTTCCGAGTGGAGGAAGGCTTAGACCTCCGAAATTTGGCAAGTGACGACTCCTACATCACACCGTATTTTAATGTAGAAGAAGAACATTTTTCTACCTATGGTCCCAGGGTTATGGTAATCATTACTGAGGCTCTTGACTACTGGGATAAAGATGCTaggcaaaaactggaaaaatgtcTGGCAGATTTTGAAAACAGTGAGTATGTAGATGAAAACCTTACAGAGTTTTGGTTACgagaatatgtaaaatatatggaAAACCTCCGTCAAGATATAAATGATAAGACAGCGTTTCTAAGCAATATTCCCACTTTTTTAATGGATTTTCCACTTTTTGCATATGATATTAATATAACATCATCAGAAGAAATCGTTTGTTCCCGGGCCTTCGTTCAAACCATGGGTATTTCTTCTTCAACCAGTAGGAAGCTGATGTTGCTCCAGTTCCGAGACATGGCTGAGAAGTGCGAGGTTCCCCTGATGGTGTACAACTCGGCTTTCATATATTTTGATCAGTTTTCTGCAATAGTAGAGAACACTGTGCGAAATGTGATTGTTGCCTCCGCAGCTATGTTCATTGTTTCCTTATTATTAATTCCTCATCCCCTGTGTTCTCTGTGGGTAACTTTTGCTATTGCTTCTGTGATTGTGGGCGTCACGGGTTTTATGGCCTTCTGGAACGTCAACCTTGACTCCATATCCATGATTAATCTTGTCATTTGCATAgggttttcttttgacttttctgcTCACATTTCCTATGCCTTTGTGTCCAGCTCAGAGCCCTCAGGAAACCGAAAAGCCATCGAGGCCCTGTACCTGCTGGGCTACCCCGTGTTACAGAGTGCAGTTTCAACAATAATAGGGGTGTGTGTCCTGTCCGCAGCTAAAGCATACATCTTCAGGACATTTTTCAAGATTATGTTTcttgtgatggtatttggagctGCTCATGGTCTAATTTTTATCCCAGTATTCTTAACCTTTTTTTGA